Proteins encoded together in one Pontiella desulfatans window:
- a CDS encoding glycoside hydrolase family 2 TIM barrel-domain containing protein, whose translation MAGVDVESVKVSGRRILVDDTPYVIKGICYHPVPKGSRERNFGRLSEDLGLMKEAGINTIRAYSPIDSKAVLDEIYASGLKIIIGFEYNRDILSGSFIDYVNTYKNHPAILMWEMGNEYNYHPEWFDDGDIRVWYEALNNAAVLIHQNDASHPVATAHGELPDELALSTCPDVDVWGMNIYRWDNPEDLFAEWAAISSKPMYLSEAGADSYMNIAAHGYGQGENQKAQADATRNILAAVFEEQDVCSGVALFSFLDGWWKADDPSTHDPHGSPPVSSGVPYDGVADEEYWGIVDIDRNKKLAFDVVKDWYHALRQD comes from the coding sequence ATGGCAGGCGTTGACGTAGAGAGCGTAAAGGTGTCGGGTCGTCGTATACTGGTTGATGACACCCCCTATGTCATCAAGGGTATTTGCTACCACCCTGTGCCGAAGGGCAGTCGCGAGCGGAATTTTGGAAGGTTGTCCGAAGATCTCGGCTTAATGAAGGAGGCCGGGATCAATACCATTCGGGCCTATTCCCCAATAGACAGCAAAGCCGTGCTGGATGAAATCTATGCTTCGGGGCTGAAAATCATCATAGGATTCGAATACAACCGCGACATCCTTTCCGGATCGTTCATCGACTATGTCAACACCTACAAGAACCACCCCGCCATCTTGATGTGGGAGATGGGCAACGAGTATAACTATCACCCGGAATGGTTTGATGATGGCGATATCAGGGTATGGTACGAGGCGTTGAACAACGCCGCCGTACTTATTCACCAGAATGATGCGTCTCATCCGGTGGCGACAGCGCACGGCGAATTGCCGGATGAGTTGGCGCTGTCTACCTGCCCGGATGTGGATGTGTGGGGAATGAACATCTACCGGTGGGATAACCCTGAAGATCTGTTTGCAGAATGGGCGGCCATCAGTTCCAAACCGATGTATCTGTCCGAGGCTGGTGCCGACAGCTACATGAATATCGCGGCGCATGGATATGGGCAGGGGGAAAACCAAAAGGCGCAGGCCGATGCCACGCGGAATATTCTGGCTGCCGTTTTCGAGGAACAGGACGTTTGCTCGGGCGTTGCGCTGTTTTCCTTTTTGGATGGCTGGTGGAAAGCTGATGACCCGAGCACCCATGATCCGCATGGATCGCCACCCGTAAGCAGCGGCGTGCCTTATGATGGGGTTGCCGATGAGGAATACTGGGGCATTGTGGATATTGACCGGAATAAAAAGTTGGCATTTGATGTCGTCAAAGACTGGTATCATGCATTGCGCCAAGATTAG
- a CDS encoding glycoside hydrolase family 16 protein: MKRLMWLLAVAVTGCQASVRYPAANLADDSYQAGEQWQLVWADEFDKAELNDANWSRRVAKAGRFNAEWQRYTDDESNAYIDNGCLVIKAIHEGESHGENRYTSARLETAQKQSWRYGKVAARIQLPYGQGIWPAFWMVGINGKRHGGDTRWPFCGEIDIMELWGSKDDGAVEATIHYADRNSKHAWIHPQTFKLPAGRFADAFHVFEIEWDEQQIRWMVDGQLYATQPITADEFGEFHQEFFILLNIAVGGKDPDFRPDERSVFPQYMYVDWVRVYQQGKS; the protein is encoded by the coding sequence ATGAAGCGGCTCATGTGGCTGTTGGCCGTTGCAGTGACCGGCTGCCAGGCATCCGTACGCTATCCGGCTGCGAACCTCGCCGACGATAGTTATCAGGCGGGAGAGCAATGGCAGCTGGTTTGGGCCGACGAATTTGATAAAGCTGAGCTGAATGACGCCAACTGGAGCAGGCGGGTTGCAAAGGCCGGACGCTTTAACGCAGAATGGCAGCGCTATACGGACGATGAAAGCAATGCTTATATCGACAACGGCTGCCTAGTGATAAAGGCGATCCATGAAGGAGAAAGCCACGGCGAGAACAGATACACCTCGGCGCGCCTGGAAACTGCGCAAAAGCAGTCTTGGCGCTATGGCAAGGTGGCCGCGCGCATACAACTTCCGTATGGACAAGGGATATGGCCGGCGTTTTGGATGGTGGGTATCAACGGTAAACGTCATGGCGGCGATACACGTTGGCCGTTTTGCGGTGAGATCGATATAATGGAACTCTGGGGTTCAAAAGACGATGGCGCGGTTGAAGCCACCATCCATTATGCAGACCGCAATTCGAAACACGCGTGGATACATCCTCAGACGTTTAAATTGCCAGCCGGCAGGTTTGCCGATGCCTTTCATGTATTTGAAATCGAGTGGGATGAGCAACAGATTCGCTGGATGGTTGATGGTCAGCTGTACGCCACCCAACCGATCACTGCGGATGAGTTCGGAGAATTTCATCAGGAGTTTTTCATCTTGTTGAATATTGCTGTGGGGGGAAAAGATCCTGACTTTCGTCCGGATGAAAGAAGCGTTTTTCCACAATATATGTATGTTGACTGGGTGCGGGTTTACCAGCAGGGCAAAAGTTAA
- a CDS encoding PKD domain-containing protein yields MKKMAILAIRTLAGAFRFTHRRWLTASLMLLLCAMMEPAEAAPSKGWVKVLGIRVKFADSNDAPSLGTIINKIELAKGNFERFSYRELKFSQYDTVEVTLPNNKGSYTGSTLATAAENKAGAQGYDPANYGIVVFFHGSHSSGDKSTVGGSRVWLKGNGGAMMHEFGHSFAWSHQQRMQPDATKNPLSGTVTDPDAWHFMKTGSIDPEPFDKITRGWITDYYSITSDGSYTKRLYSFDDPDISTNLTKRALQVRRKDRGTSTDFWIGFRSRLWENQYVNNPDNNKGDGMNHAMRQGLVFYWDRGDVNDPSDRTGSTVSLDMHPGTSKAFDDQALQPGETYADDVGLVYITNLGRGGDAPNEYIDVRINRGDFSGNAAPSPTWDVPLSCKPGVPLSITVAPNDPDGDEVACMWETSDKLEPYNTSSNVLTKTWDEPGIYTVEVVVSDMKGGTATLSKDVAVSVDGLVSVQWTGGASDGAEWYRSGNWDGSQVNSPITVVAFSSAFTGDNNPSLSGTKDMNQIRLEESLTRDVTMDPITGTLNIYEGGINLSNTTHSLTIGGGGEIVLQSNQVWQVSSQSQLSMAMSVNLNGKVLTLAPRGPISNSGSVYGDGWLDVDIAVDPGALPASAWVSLTGTYSVSNAGTLSVENIGIPYAAGQEFAVFDQALSGGGDWSIEPAQPAPGLYWDNLLAVNGKIAVLDEPPAFTYEKWAADLDVADAAFGDDANGDGVANGLAYLYGATNGMADASGLEPTYNDEIPGELVIIYRRWDGSIGSVEAGVEFATGLRYGGWTLVTNGLSGTTIEVDDDFFGTGVDRVRVGISDEHAPGGALFGRLRAWQ; encoded by the coding sequence ATGAAAAAAATGGCAATATTGGCAATCAGGACTTTGGCCGGCGCTTTCCGGTTCACGCATCGCCGGTGGCTGACCGCGTCGTTAATGCTCCTCCTTTGTGCGATGATGGAACCTGCCGAGGCTGCCCCAAGCAAGGGGTGGGTGAAAGTGCTGGGCATCCGCGTGAAATTCGCCGATTCCAACGACGCTCCCAGCCTTGGCACGATTATCAACAAGATCGAGCTGGCGAAGGGTAATTTCGAGCGGTTCTCTTACCGCGAGCTGAAGTTCAGCCAATATGACACGGTGGAGGTCACGTTACCGAACAATAAGGGCTCCTATACCGGCTCCACGCTCGCCACCGCCGCTGAGAACAAGGCCGGGGCTCAGGGGTACGATCCGGCCAACTATGGTATTGTCGTCTTCTTCCACGGCTCCCATTCCTCTGGAGACAAGTCGACTGTCGGCGGCAGCCGCGTCTGGCTGAAAGGCAACGGCGGTGCCATGATGCATGAATTCGGGCACTCCTTTGCTTGGTCGCATCAACAGCGGATGCAGCCGGACGCCACGAAAAATCCGCTATCGGGTACTGTGACCGATCCGGATGCCTGGCATTTCATGAAGACGGGCTCGATCGATCCGGAGCCGTTTGACAAGATAACGCGCGGCTGGATCACCGATTATTACAGTATCACAAGTGACGGCAGTTATACCAAGCGCCTCTACTCGTTCGACGATCCTGACATCAGCACCAATCTCACAAAGCGGGCGCTGCAGGTAAGGCGGAAGGATAGAGGCACCAGCACGGATTTCTGGATCGGATTCCGCTCGCGTCTCTGGGAGAACCAATACGTAAATAATCCCGATAACAACAAGGGCGATGGAATGAATCATGCCATGCGTCAAGGCCTGGTTTTCTATTGGGATCGCGGAGATGTCAACGATCCAAGCGACAGAACCGGGAGCACGGTCAGCCTCGATATGCATCCGGGGACATCGAAAGCATTCGATGACCAGGCTCTGCAGCCGGGAGAAACCTATGCCGACGATGTCGGACTGGTTTACATCACCAACCTCGGGCGGGGCGGCGATGCGCCCAACGAATACATCGATGTGCGGATCAACCGGGGCGACTTTAGCGGCAATGCGGCTCCGTCGCCGACATGGGATGTTCCGCTCTCCTGCAAGCCCGGCGTGCCCCTGTCCATCACCGTTGCGCCAAACGATCCGGATGGCGACGAAGTGGCCTGCATGTGGGAGACCAGCGACAAGCTCGAACCTTACAACACCAGTTCGAACGTCTTGACGAAAACCTGGGATGAACCCGGGATCTACACGGTTGAAGTTGTCGTATCGGACATGAAGGGCGGAACCGCGACCCTGAGCAAGGACGTCGCGGTTTCGGTGGATGGCTTAGTAAGCGTTCAGTGGACTGGGGGTGCGAGCGACGGTGCCGAATGGTACAGATCAGGGAACTGGGACGGCTCGCAGGTCAACTCTCCGATCACTGTGGTGGCCTTTAGTTCTGCCTTCACGGGAGACAACAATCCGTCCCTCAGCGGAACCAAAGACATGAACCAGATCCGTCTGGAAGAGAGCCTGACTCGGGATGTCACCATGGATCCCATCACCGGTACGCTGAACATTTACGAAGGAGGGATTAATCTTTCAAATACAACCCATAGCCTGACCATCGGCGGGGGTGGAGAGATTGTGTTGCAGTCCAACCAGGTGTGGCAGGTTTCGTCTCAGTCACAGTTGAGCATGGCAATGTCCGTTAACCTGAACGGCAAAGTCCTGACCCTCGCTCCGAGAGGTCCGATCTCTAATTCCGGATCCGTGTACGGTGACGGCTGGCTTGATGTGGATATCGCGGTTGATCCCGGAGCCCTCCCGGCTTCCGCCTGGGTGAGTCTGACCGGGACATACAGCGTGAGCAATGCCGGCACGCTGAGCGTGGAAAACATCGGAATTCCCTATGCGGCGGGGCAGGAATTCGCCGTTTTCGATCAGGCGCTCTCCGGAGGGGGCGACTGGAGCATCGAACCTGCCCAGCCGGCGCCAGGGCTGTACTGGGATAACTTGTTGGCCGTGAATGGTAAAATCGCCGTGCTGGATGAACCGCCCGCCTTTACTTATGAAAAGTGGGCTGCCGACCTGGATGTTGCGGATGCCGCCTTTGGGGACGACGCGAATGGCGATGGGGTCGCCAACGGACTGGCTTACCTTTACGGTGCGACAAACGGAATGGCGGATGCCTCCGGATTGGAGCCGACTTACAACGATGAGATCCCGGGCGAACTTGTTATCATCTACCGGCGCTGGGACGGCTCCATAGGCTCCGTCGAAGCGGGCGTAGAGTTTGCAACGGGCCTCAGGTACGGGGGTTGGACTCTTGTGACGAACGGCCTCAGCGGAACAACGATCGAGGTTGATGATGACTTCTTCGGAACCGGAGTTGACCGTGTTCGCGTTGGCATTTCGGACGAACACGCGCCTGGCGGAGCTCTCTTTGGGCGCCTGCGAGCATGGCAGTAG